From a single Brassica rapa cultivar Chiifu-401-42 chromosome A01, CAAS_Brap_v3.01, whole genome shotgun sequence genomic region:
- the LOC103870440 gene encoding monothiol glutaredoxin-S4 — MDKLQKMISEKSVVIFSKNSCCMSHTIKTLFIDFGVNPTIYELDEINRGKEIEQALAHLGCSPTVPVVFIGGQLVGGANQVMSLHLNRSLVPMLKRAGALWL; from the coding sequence ATGGATAAGCTACAAAAGATGATCTCCGAGAAGTCAGTAGTGATCTTTAGCAAGAACTCGTGCTGCATGTCTCACACAATCAAGACTCTCTTCATAGACTTTGGCGTGAACCCAACGATCTATGAGCTGGACGAGATCAACAGAGGAAAGGAAATAGAGCAAGCATTAGCTCACCTTGGCTGCAGCCCGACTGTTCCGGTGGTGTTCATTGGAGGGCAGCTCGTTGGTGGAGCCAATCAAGTTATGAGCCTTCACCTTAATCGCTCTCTTGTTCCAATGCTTAAGCGCGCTGGTGCATTATGGCTTTAA
- the LOC103870759 gene encoding uncharacterized protein LOC103870759, producing the protein MALLSPPFTSSSYLYCSPHPFRFTAHGSSSSTAHHSRLPPISTAHSFYRRSLSGSISSYQSRFNPLRLGIPPSETVLKRPEQNDDTSVPVGISLGPLAPWILWALWLARNDRIFNNKGTTPEEVITKATAAAQEWLREQGNEPIIRNNPPPQRPLDTAHYACLQSDAAWRSDLHLAGLGWMVTEGHQASSLMSHCFYVSSPLIAEGLALREALFYCIAKGLRAVKCESDSLQLIRALNEETPISEIYGIIADILNLVVAFDYVSFVWIPRSENKAADALAKQALSNASFVASSMNPRV; encoded by the exons ATGGCTCTCCTATCTCCACCGTTCACCTCATCCTCTTATCTCTACTGCTCACCTCATCCTTTTAGATTCACCGCTCACGGCTCTTCTTCCTCCACCGCTCATCACTCACGACTTCCTCCTATCTCCACCGCTCACAGCTTCTATCGCCGCTCACTCTCTGGTTCCATCTCTAGCTATCAATCGAGATTCAATCCCCTCAGGCTGGGAATCCCGCCAAGCGAGACGGTCTTGAAGCGACCAGAGCAAAATGACGACACTTCAGTCCCAG TGGGAATCTCCCTCGGTCCTCTCGCGCCTTGGATTCTATGGGCTTTATGGCTGGCTAGGAACGATCGTATTTTCAACAACAAGGGCACCACCCCGGAGGAAGTGATCACAAAGGCAACCGCTGCAGCTCAAGAGTGGCTCCGAGAGCAGGGAAATGAGCCAATAATAAGGAATAACCCCCCACCACAGCGGCCTCTAGATACAGCACACTACGCTTGCCTTCAGTCGGATGCGGCATGGCGTTCGGACTTACATCTAGCAGGTCTGGGTTGGATGGTGACTGAGGGACACCAGGCTAGCTCGCTCATGTCTCACTGCTTCTACGTCAGCTCTCCCCTAATCGCGGAGGGACTGGCACTTCGAGAAGCTCTGTTCTACTGCATCGCCAAGGGACTCCGGGCCGTGAAGTGCGAGTCTGACTCTCTACAGCTCATCCGAGCCTTGAATGAGGAAACCCCCATCTCAGAGATCTATGGCATCATTGCCGACATCTTAAACCTTGTTGTCGCTTTTGATTATGTGTCTTTTGTTTGGATCCCACGTTCTGAAAACAAGGCTGCTGATGCCTTGGCAAAGCAGGCCTTGTCGAACGCATCCTTTGTAGCTTCATCCATGAACCCGCGAGTTTAA
- the LOC103870461 gene encoding monothiol glutaredoxin-S4-like — MEKLQKMISEKSVVIFSKNSCCMSHTIKTLILDFGVNPTIYELDEINRGNEIEQALAQLGCSPTVPAVFIGGQLVGGANQVMSLHLNRSLLPMLKRVGALCRAG, encoded by the coding sequence ATGGAAAAGCTACAAAAGATGATCTCCGAGAAGTCAGTAGTGATCTTTAGCAAGAACTCGTGCTGCATGTCTCACACAATCAAGACTCTCATCTTAGACTTTGGTGTAAACCCGACGATCTATGAGTTAGACGAGATCAACAGAGGAAATGAGATAGAGCAAGCATTGGCTCAGCTCGGCTGCAGCCCCACCGTGCCGGCGGTTTTCATAGGAGGTCAGCTCGTTGGTGGAGCCAATCAAGTCATGAGTCTTCATCTCAATCGCTCTCTTCTTCCAATGCTTAAGCGGGTTGGGGCGTTATGCAGGGCCGGCTGA
- the LOC103870450 gene encoding monothiol glutaredoxin-S4-like, whose product MDKLQKMISEKSVVIFSKNSCCMSHTIKTLFIDFGVNPTIYELDEISRGHEIEQALAQLGCSPAVPVVYIGGQLVGGANQVMSLHLNRSLVPMLKRAGALWL is encoded by the coding sequence ATGGATAAGCTACAGAAGATGATCTCCGAGAAGTCAGTAGTGATCTTTAGCAAGAACTCGTGCTGCATGTCTCACACAATTAAGACTCTCTTCATAGACTTTGGCGTGAACCCAACGATCTATGAGCTCGACGAGATCAGCAGAGGACACGAGATAGAACAAGCATTGGCTCAGCTTGGCTGCAGCCCAGCTGTACCGGTGGTGTACATAGGAGGGCAGCTCGTTGGTGGAGCCAATCAAGTCATGAGCCTTCACCTTAATCGCTCTCTTGTTCCCATGCTTAAGCGCGCTGGTGCGTTATGGCTTTAA